The following is a genomic window from Variovorax paradoxus.
CGCACAAGCTGCTCGCCGGCTGCACGCGCTGTGCCTGGGGCTCGGACGCGGCGCGCTGCTGCCCCGCGTCGCAAGCTTCTGGACGCTGGCCGCGGGCTTCTTCGAGGCTTTGGCGCTCGAGCTGATTCCGTCGGACTCATACGTCAAGCGTGCCGCTTCGCGGGTGCTGCTGCAATACGCCACGCTCGCGCGCGGCGACAGCACTGTCTCCGACCGCCTGGGCCAGGACCTGCTGTTCTTCTGCGCACAGGCCGTGCCTACCGGCCGCGATGACGCCGCCACGCTGCGCACCGTGCGCAGCGCCTGGGGCGTGGCAAACGAGCCCTACGTCAACTACAGCGTCGAGCAATTCGGCCGCTTCGATCCGCTGGTGCTCACGCAAGCCCGCAAGCGCATCGAAACCGCCAAGGAAATGTGGTCGGCGCTTTCGGGCGGCGACGTCACCCGTACCCGCCAGGTGTCCGACACCTTTGCGCAGTTGGGCGAATCGCTGCAGAAGCTGCATCCGCCGAGCCTGCCGATGGTGGAAGCGCTGACGCACGCGGTCGAAGCGTCCGTGCGCAGCGGCCAGGCGCCCGACACCGAACTTGCGATGGAAGTCGCCACCTCGGTGCTCTACCTGGAAGCCGCGCTCGAAGACCTCGACCCGAGCGATCCGCAGCTCACCTCCCGCACCCTGCAACTGGCCGGCCGCATCGAGCGCGTTCGCGCCGGCGGCCATTCGGAGCCGCTCGAGCCCTGGATGGAAGACCTGTATCGCCGCGTGAGCGATCGCCAGACCATGGGAACCGTGGTCGACGAGCTGCGCAGCCACCTGAGCGAACTCGAAAAGTCGCTCGACCAGTACTTCCGCCGCCCGGCCGAAAAGGCACTGCTGCGCACCGTGCCGAGCCAACTGCTGCAAATGCGCGGGGTGTTCTCGGTGTTGGGCCTGGAGCAGGCCGCGCACACCGTGCAGCGCATGCGCGACGACGTCGAGCAGATGCTCGTGGGCAATGCTTCGCCCGTCGAGGAAATGCACAGCTTCGATGCGCTCGGCAACAACCTGGGCGCGCTCGGCTTCCTGATCGACATGCTGGGCTACCAGCCGGCGCTGGCCAAGCGCCTGTTCGTGTTCGATGCCGAAGCCGGCGAACTCAAGCCGCTGATGGGCCGCCAGGCCGACACCGGCGGCGCAGATGCCGCAGTGGCAGACGGCAAGCCCGCGGCCGCCGAAGCCGTGCTCAGCATCGAGGAAGTCGATGCACAGATCGCTTCGAAGCTGGCCGCACTCGCCACGCCCAACCGCAAGGCGAAGGTGTCGCCCATCGAGGAATTCAGCCGCAAGGCCGACAGCTGGACCAACAAGATCACCGGTCCCGCAGCGCTGCCCGACACCGAAGTTACCGAACTCGAAGAAGACGACCTGCAGAACATCTTCCTCGACGAGGCCCGCGAGGTGGTGCAAAACGGCCTGGCCGCCATCGACGAGCTTGGCGGCCACCCCGACGACACCGAAGAACTCACCATCCTGCGCCGTGCGTTCCACACGCTCAAGGGCAGCTCGCGCATGGTCGGGCTCACCGACTTCGGCGACGCCGCCTGGTCCTTCGAGCAGGTGCTCAACACCTGGCTGGCCGACCAGCGCGACGCCACGCCCGAGCTGCTTTCCGCCACCCGCAATGCGCTCGGCGAATTCAGCGAATGGGTGGAAGCCATTGCTTCCGGCGCCGCGCACAGCTGGCAGTCGTCGCATTTCAGCCGCGTGGCCAACGCCCTGCTGGCCGGCGAACCCGTGCCGACCGCGCCGCCGCGCGCCGATGCGGACGCCCTTGCGGTAGCTGCGCGCCATATTGCCGCGGAGCCGCCTGTGGCTGCGCCGCTGCCGATGCCGGAGTTGCCCGAGCTTCCGGATCTGCCCGACCTGTCGCTGGCGCCCGTTGCGCCACAGGAGCCTGCACCCGCACCCGCACCCGCCTTCGAACTGCCGGTGCAGGCGCTGGAGGAGCCCGCAAGGCACGAAACCGACGACGACTTCGCATCGACCGACTTCCTCGACTTCGACACCAAGCCGAGCCCGGAAGAGTCTTTCGAGGTGCTGACCGGCAGCGGAGATTTCGATTTCCTTGCGGCCGAGAAGGTGGAGCCCGCACCGCCGGCCGCTCAATTTGCCGCCGAACCGGCCGCGGAACCCGCGCCGGTTGCCACGCCCGAGCCGCTGCCCGACCTGGACTGGGCACCCGAGCTCTCGCCAGCCAGGGAGAGCGAGCCCGCAGCCCTTGCCCCGGCCGAGCCTGTGTCCGTGTCCGTGGAAGAAGAGCCCGTGGCTGCCGCACCGGCGTTCCTGCTGGAGCCGGAAGAAGAACCCGCCGCAACAGTGGCCGAAGCGCCTGCCGCACCGGCAGAGCCGGTCGAACCCCCGTTCGCGGTTGCAGAGACGGTTGCAGTTGCCGAAGAAGCGCCGCAACCCGAACCCGAACCTGAACCCGAGGTGCAGGAAACGGCCGAAGCCGCTGCTCCCTCCGGTGCCGACGACCAGGTCAAGGTCATCGGACCGCTGCGCATAGGCATTGCGCTCTACAACGTCTACCTCAACGAAGCCGACGAGTGGTCGAGGCAGTTGGCTACCGAAGTCGGCGAGTGGGCGCTCGAATCGCACGAGCGCCTGTCCGATTCGACCGTCGCGCTTGCGCATTCGCTGGCCGGCAGCTCGGCAACGGTCGGCTTCCACAGCCTTTCGGGCATGGCCCGCCTGCTCGAAGCCGCGCTGCAGCATCTGCAAATGCAAGGCAGCGGTACGCGCGAACAGGGCGTGGTGCTGGTTGCTGCAGCCGACGAGCTGCGCCGCCTGCTGCACCAGTTTGCCGTCGGCTTCCTGCGCGAACCATCCGAAGGAACGCTGCAGGCGCTGCGCGACATTGCCGCCGCACCCATGCCGGCCGAGGCAGCTGCCCGCGCCGACGTGCGGCCGCTGCAGCACATGGTGGCGACCGACAGCGTTGCCGACGTGTCGCTGGACGACTCCGAAGATGCCATCGACGTGGCCGATGCGGTCGACGTCGACCTGTTCCCGATCTTCGAGGAAGAAGCCGCGGAACTGCTGCCCCAGCTCGGCCAGGCGCTGCGCCAGTGGGCTCACCACCCCGACGACAACGCGCCTCGCGCATCGGTGCTGCGCACGCTGCACACGCTCAAGGGCAGCGCCCGGCTGGCCGGCGCCATGCGCCTTGGCGAGCGGGCGCACCGCATGGAGTCGGAGATCGAAGTCCTGGGTACCCAGGGCGGTGCCGACCGGGCGGAAATCGAAAAGCTGCTCACGCGTCTCGACGCACTGCAGTCCACCTTCGACGCACTGCGCGCGGCGGACGATGCCACCCAGGCCGAAGTGGCCCAGCTCGTGGTGGCGGCAACTGCTGCCCAGCCGGGCGTTCAGCTGGTGCAGGTTGCCGCCGAAGCTGGCGTGCCCGCCAACGACGAGATTGCTGCTGGCGGCGACCAGAACGCCGATGCCGTGGAAACGGCCGCCGTGCCGTCGCTCCTGCCGCGTCCCGCTCCGGCGCTGCTCGCTCCTTTGCGCACTGCGTCCACCCAGGCCGTTCGCATTCGCACCCAGCTGCTCGACCGCCTGGTGGCGCAGACCGGCGAGGTCATCATCACGCGTTCGCGTCTCGAAGCCGAACTCGGCCAGTTGCGCGGTTCGCTCTCCGACCTGACGGGCAACCTCGACCGCCTGCGCCAGCAGCTGCGCGACATCGAAGTGCAGGCCGAAAGCCAGATGCAGTCCCGCCTGGCGCAAGCCAAGGACTCGCAGCAAAGCTTCGACCCGCTCGAGTTCGACCGCTTCACACGCGTGCAGGAACTCACGCGCATGATGGCCGAGTCGGTGAACGACGTGGCCACCGTGCAGCGCACGCTGCAAAAGACGGTGCAGGCAACAGAAGACGACCTGAGCGTCCAGGCACGCCAGACGCGTGAACTGCAGCGCGGCCTGCTGCGCACGCGCATGGTGGAGTTCGAAGGCATTTCGGACCGCCTCTACCGCGTGGTGCGCCAGGCATCGAAAGACACCGGCAAGCAGGTGCGGCTGGACATCGTCGGCGGCTCCATCGAAATGGACCGCGGCGTGCTCGACCGCATGACGCCCGCCTTCGAGCACCTGCTGCGCAATTGCGTGGCGCACGGCATCGAAGACCCGGCCGCGCGCGAAAAGGCCGGCAAGGACGCCAACGGCCTGATCGTGATCGACCTGCACCACGAGGGCAACGACGTCTCGGTGAGCTTCCGCGACGACGGCGCCGGCCTGGACCACAAGCGCATTGCCGAACGTGCCCGCACGCTGGGCCTGCTCGAGCCGGGCCAGGAACTGTCGCCCGAAGAAGCCACCGAGCTGATCTTCAAGCCCGGCTTTTCCACGGCGGGGCAGGTGTCCGAACTGGCTGGCCGCGGCATCGGCATGGACGTGGTGCGCGCGCAGATCGCCGCGCTCGGCGGCCGTATCGAAACGCACAGCACCGCCGGACACGGCACCACCTTCAAGCTGGTGCTGCCGCTCACCACCGCGGTGACGCACGTGGTGATGCTGCGCGCCGGCGAGGTGTCGATCGGCGTGCCGTCCAACCTGGTGGAACTGGTCCAGCGCGTGAGCAGCACCGAGCTCGAAGCCGCCTACCTGCACAACAGCCATCCGTTCGGCAGCGAACAGGTGCCGTTCTACTGGGCCGGCGCGTTGCTGCAGGCCTCGGCGCGCAGCGACCATCCCGCCGGCAAGAACAACACCGTCGTGATCGTGCGAAGCGCGGCACAGCGCGTGGGCCTGCACGTGGACGAAGTGCTGGGCAACCAGGAAGTCGTGGTCAAGAACCTCGGGCCGCAACTCGCGCGCCTGCCGGGTCTGGCCGGCATCTCGGTGCTGGCTTCCGGCGCGGTGGCGCTCATCTACAACCCGGTGGCGCTGGCCGCGGTGCACGGCGAACAGGCGCGCATGCGCCAGGCCGCCGCGCTGGCCGTGTCCGCGCAGGCCGGATCGGCAGAGGCCGACCACGGCGCGCCGCAGGAGCCGCTGCCGATGCTGGCTCCGCCGGTGCCGCAGGTTCCGCTGGTGCTGGTGGTCGACGACTCGATTACCGTGCGCCGCGTGACGCAGCGCCTGCTGCAGCGCGAAGGCTACCGCGTGTCGCTCGCGGCCGACGGCCTGCAAGCGCTCGAGCGGCTCCAGCAGGAGCGGCCGGCGGTGGTGCTGTCCGACATCGAGATGCCGCGCATGGACGGCTTCGACCTGGCCCGCAACATCCGTGCGGACGAGTCGATGGCTGGCCTGCCGATCATCATGATCACCTCGCGCATCGCCGAGAAACACCGCGACTACGCCCGCACGCTGGGCGTGAACCACTACCTGGGCAAGCCTTACTCGGAAGACGAACTGCTGCGCCTGGTGCGTGCGTACACGAGCGAACCGGCATTGGCCGCAGCGGCCTGACGCGCTCTCCAGCGCTCGACCAGTAAAGGGGCCCGCCGGGCCCCTTTATTTTTGCAGCGCCTTCGCCCGCGCCACGCCGTAGCGCTGCAGTGTTTTCTCACGTGCCTCGGCGTGGTCGACCACCGGCTTTGGGTAGGTCTCGCCAAGCTTGATGCCTGCCGCTTCCAGCTCCACCGGCGAGGCTGTCCAGGGCGAATGGATCGCGGCATTCGAAAGGCCCGCCAGTTGCGGCAGGTAGCGGCGGATGAACTTGCCTTCGGGGTCGAAACGCTCGCTCTGCGTCACGGGGTTGAAGATGCGGAAGTACGGCTGCGCGTCGCAGCCGCTGGAGCTTGCCCATTGCCAGCCCCCGTTGTTCGAGGCCAGCTCGAAGTCGTTCAGGTGCAACGCAAAGTAGCGCTCGCCGCGCCGCCAGTCCAGCCCCAGGTCCTTGCACAGAAAACTCGCCGTCACCATGCGCAGACGGTTGTGCATGTAGCCGCTCTGGTTGATCTGCAACATCGCCGCGTCTATCAGCGGGTAGCCCGTGCGGCCCTGGCACCAGGCATCGAACAGCTGGTCGGCATGCTTGCCGTGGTGCCACTGGATCTTGTCGTACTCGGGGCGGAAGCTCTTCGATTCGCCGCCCGAATGCACGTGCGGAAAATGCGCGAGGATCTGGAAGTAGAACTCCCGCCAGATCAGCTCGCTGAGCCAGGTGGCCGCTCCCGTGTCGCCCTGCAGCGAAAGCTGGTGCGCCACCCCCGCCACCTGCCGGATCGACACGGTGCCGAAGCGCAAGTGCACACCCAGGTAGCTGGGGCCCCGCACTGCCGGAAAATTGCGCGCCGCGTCGTAGCGGTCGATGCGCTGAAAAAAGTCTTCGAACAGCGCCGCCGCCCCTTGGGTGCCCGTGGGAATCTCGAGCTCTGAAAGATTGGTTTGCTGAAAGCCGATTTCCTCGAGCGTGGGCACCGGCGCGCGCCAGGTCTCGGGCGGGGCGGCCAGCGCGTCGGCATAGGCCCGAACCGGATACGACTTGAGAAAGAACGAATCCACCTTGGCCAGCCAGGCCCGCTTGTAGGGCGTGAATACCGTGTAGGGCTGGCCGGTCTTGGTCATCACCTCGTCGCGGTCGAAGACGGTCGAATCCTTGTAGGTGTGAAAAGCCACGCCCGCATTGGCCAAGGCTCCGAGCACCTGGGCATCGCGCGCCAGCGCGTCGGGCTCGTCGTCCCGGTTGGCGAACACGGCCTGCACGTCCAGCGCGTGCGCCAGCGCCGGAAGCTCGTCGACCGCGGCGGCATGGCGCACGATCAGCCCGCCGCTCAGGTCGCGCAGCTCGGCATCGAGCTCCACCAGCGACTCCCGGATGAACTCCACACGCCGGTCGGCCCGGGGCAGGGGGTCCAGAATGGCCCGGTCGAACACGAAAACGCACACCACCTGGCGGCAGGCCCGCAGGGCGTGGTAGAGCGCCGCGTTGTCGTCCACGCGCAGGTCGCGGCGAAACCACATGAGCCCTTTGGGATAGGTCTTGTCGACGGCCAGTAAAATCGGCGGCATATGGCTTCCGATTCTGCCCCGATGAACCTCACGCATCACTTTTTGATAGCGATGCCGGGGATGGAAGATAAAACTTTCAACCGCAGCGTCGTCTACCTCTGCGAACACAGCGAGCGCGGTGCGCTCGGCCTTGTGATCAACAAGCCCAGCGACATCAACCTCAAGGTGCTGTTCGAGAAGATCGAGCTGCACCTGGCGCGCCCCGAACTCGGCGACGCCCCGGTTTTCCAGGGCGGCCCGGTGCAAACCGAGCGCGGCTTCGTGCTGCACGAGCCGGTTTTCTCCCATGCCGAAAAGCCTGAAGAATCGGTCTACGCCTCGACCATGACCATTCCGGGCGGCCTTGAAATGACCACCTCCAAGGACGTGCTGGAGGCCCTGGCCACGGGCGCGGGGCCGCGCAAGGTGCTGGTTTCGCTCGGCTACTCGGCCTGGGGCGAGGGCCAGCTCGAATCGGAACTGGCTGAAAACAGCTGGCTCACCGTGAGCGCCGATCCGGCCGTGATCTTCGACACCCCCATCGAGCAGCGCTACGACAAGGCGCTGATGCTGCTGGGCCTGGAAGCCTGGAAACTGTCGCCGGAAGCGGGACACGCGTGATGGCCGCTGCCATGCCAGACGCTCCCGTTCCCTCCGTTTCTCCTGTTCCCGTTGCCGTTCCTTCCCATTTTCAGAGCTTCCTGGCCTTCGACTTCGGCCTGAAGCGAACCGGCGTCGCAAGCGGCAACCGCCTGCTCGGCGCCGCAACCCCGCAGGCCACCATCAAGGCCGAGGGCGATGCCCGCTTTGCCCAAGTCGAGGCGCGCATCAAGGAATGGCAGCCCGACGCGTTGATTGTGGGTGTGCCGTATCACCCCGACGGCGCCCCCCACGAGAACACCCGCCGGGCGCAGAAGTTTGCGCGCCAGCTGCGCGGCCGTTTCAATCTCCAGGTGTTCGAGGTCGACGAGCGCTACAGCACCACCGAGGCACTCGCTTCGGGCGCCCGCGATGCCGACGCGGCCTCCGCCTGCATCATCCTGGAACAATTTTTGAGGAGCCTCCCTTGAGTTCAATACCCGACGCCGAAGCGCTGTACAAGGAGTTGCTGAACGGCGTGAAAGCGCTGATGCGCACAGAAACGAAGCTGGTGGGCATTACCTCCGGCGGCGCCTGGCTCGTGGAGCGGCTGCAAAAAGACCTGGGCCTTGCCGGCGCGCCCGGCGTCATTTCGTCGGCCATGCACCGCGACGACTTCGCGCGCCGGGGCTTGTCAGCCAGCGCGCAGACCGCGCTCCCCTTCGACGTGAACGGCGCCGACGTGCTGCTGCTGGACGACGTGCTCTACACCGGCCGCACCATTCGCGCGGTGCTCAACGAGCTGTTCGACTTCGGCCGCCCGGCCTGCGTGCGGCTGGCGGTGCTGGTCGACCGCGGCGGGCGCGAACTGCCGGTGGCGGCCGATTTTGCCGCCGCGAAACTCACGCTGCCCGATACGCAGTTGCTCGCACTGGCCCGCGCGGACGACGGCGCCTTCAGCCTCAAGGTCGAGGAGAACAGCTGATGCTCTACAAGCGAAATCCGCAGCTCAACAAGAACGGCGAACTGATTCACCTGCTGTCGATCGAGGGCCTGCCCAAGGACATCGTGACGCACATCCTCGACACCGCCGCCAACTTCACGAGCGTGAGCGACCGCGAGGTGAAGAAGGTGCCGCTCCTGCGCGGCAAGAGCGTGTTCAACCTGTTCTTCGAGAACAGCACGCGCACCCGCACCACCTTCGAGATTGCGGCCAAGCGCCTGTCGGCCGACGTCATCAACCTCGACATTGCGCGCTCGTCGGCCACCAAGGGCGAGTCGCTGCTCGACACCATCGCCAACCTGAGCGCCATGGCCGCCGACCTGTTCGTGGTGCGCCACAGCGAGTCGGGCGCGCCCTACCTCATCGCGCAGCATGTGGCACCGCATGTGCACGTGGTGAACGCCGGCGACGGCCGCCACGCGCACCCCACGCAGGGGCTGCTCGACATGTACACGATCCGCCACTACAAGAAAGACTTCTCGAACCTCACGGTCGCCATCGTCGGCGACGTGCTGCATTCGCGCGTGGCGCGCTCCGACATCCATGCGCTCACCACGCTGGGCTGCGCCGAAGTGCGCGTGGTCGGCCCCAAGACGCTGGTGCCCGGCGACATGGCCGGCATGGGTGTGCGCGTGTGCCACACGCTCGAAGAGGGCATCAAGGACTGCGACGTCATCATCATGCTGCGCCTGCAGAACGAGCGCATGAGCGGCGCGCTGCTGCCCTCGTCGCAGGAGTTCTTCAAGACCTACGGCCTCACGCCCGAGAAGCTGCAGCTGGCCAAGCCGGATGCCATCGTGATGCACCCGGGGCCCATCAACCGCGGAGTCGAAATCGACTCCGCCGTGGTCGACGGCAAGCAGAGCGTGATCCTTCCGCAGGTCACTTTTGGAATCGCCGTGCGTATGGCGGTCATGAGCATCGTGGCGGGTAACGAAGCATGAACACACTGATCATCAACGGCCGCGTGGTTGATCCCGCTTCGGGCACCGACAAGAAGGCCGACATCGCCATCGCCGATGGCAAGATCGCCAGCATCGGCAGCGCGCCGGCCAGCTTCAAGGCCGAGCGCACCATCGATGCCGCGGGCTGCATCGTCGCCCCCGGCCTCGTCGACCTGGCCGCGCGCCTGCGCGAGCCCGGCTACGAGCACGAGGGCATGCTCGAAAGCGAAATGGCCGCCGCCATTGCGGGCGGTGTAACCAGCCTCGTGTGCCCGCCAGACACCGACCCCGTGCTCGACGAGCCCGGCCTGGTCGAAATGCTCAAGTTCCGCGCAGAGAAGCTGCAGGGTGCACGCCTGTTTCCGCTGGGTGCGCTGACGCGCAGCCTGGCCGGCGGCGTGCTCACTGAAATGGCCGAGCTCACCGAAGCCGGATGCATCGGCTTCAGCCAGGCCGACGTGCCGCTGGCAGACACCCAGGTGCTGCAGCGCGCGTTGCTCTACGCAAGCACCTTCGGCTACACCGTGTGGCTGCGCCCGCAGGACCGCGATCTGGGCAAGGGCGTGGCCGCCAGCGGCCCGCTTGCCACGCGGCTCGGCCTGTCCGGTGTGCCCGTGTCGGCCGAATCCATCGCCATCTTCACCATCATCGAGCTCATGAAGAGCACCGGTGCGCGTGTGCACCTGTGCCGCATCTCCAGCGCCCGAGGCGTGGCTCTGGTGCGCGAAGCCAAGGCCCAGGGGCTGCCGCTCACCTGCGACGTGAGCATCAATTCGCTGCACCTGGCCGACACGGACATCGGCTTTTTTGACAGCCGCGCGCGCCTGAACCCGCCGCTTCGCCAGCAGGGCGACCGCGACGCGCTTTCGGCCGCGCTGGCCGATGGCACCATCGACGCGCTGGTGTCCGACCACACGCCGGTCGAGGCCGACGCCAAGACGCTGCCTTTTGCCGAAGCCGAACCCGGCGCGACGGGGCTCGAGCTGCTGCTGCCGCTGGCGTTGCGATGGGGCGAGCGCAGCGGCGCCGGCATTGCCCGCGCGCTGGAGGTCGTTACCTCTGCCCCTGCGCGGCTGCTGGCCGCCGCCGATGCGGGCACCGGCATCGGCCGCCTGTCCGAGGGCGGCGTGGCCGACCTCTGCGTGTTCGATCCGGCGCTCGAGTGGCAAGTGCAGCCCGACGCGCTCAAGAGCCAGGGCAAGCACACGCCGTTCGCTGGCTATCCGCTCCAGGGGCGTGCGCGCCACACCCTGGTCGCGGGCCGCGTGGTTCATGGCTGATGAGAAGAAGAGGGCGCACGTCTCGATGATCCGTTCGCTGAAGGCCTGCTGGCGCCTGCTGCATGCGGTGGGGCACGCACTCGGCGGATGGTGGACGATCCGCTTCGCCTTTCCGGG
Proteins encoded in this region:
- a CDS encoding hybrid sensor histidine kinase/response regulator translates to MSIQTPATAPLAGNVPATEDLGPLAWVLGEIQKSLDSVAKSLRRFVRDVGNTAELESGPLQVARQQLHQSVGALQMVGNTAPALVLGAIEFAVQGFIAEPQRCTESAVVKIERAGFAVVDFLNALLAGKPVSSVALFPQYRDVLELVGNERVHPADLWSIAWRWVEVRPALTQAALAYDPAVRSRLDREVLQLVKTGDAQAARRLHALCLGLGRGALLPRVASFWTLAAGFFEALALELIPSDSYVKRAASRVLLQYATLARGDSTVSDRLGQDLLFFCAQAVPTGRDDAATLRTVRSAWGVANEPYVNYSVEQFGRFDPLVLTQARKRIETAKEMWSALSGGDVTRTRQVSDTFAQLGESLQKLHPPSLPMVEALTHAVEASVRSGQAPDTELAMEVATSVLYLEAALEDLDPSDPQLTSRTLQLAGRIERVRAGGHSEPLEPWMEDLYRRVSDRQTMGTVVDELRSHLSELEKSLDQYFRRPAEKALLRTVPSQLLQMRGVFSVLGLEQAAHTVQRMRDDVEQMLVGNASPVEEMHSFDALGNNLGALGFLIDMLGYQPALAKRLFVFDAEAGELKPLMGRQADTGGADAAVADGKPAAAEAVLSIEEVDAQIASKLAALATPNRKAKVSPIEEFSRKADSWTNKITGPAALPDTEVTELEEDDLQNIFLDEAREVVQNGLAAIDELGGHPDDTEELTILRRAFHTLKGSSRMVGLTDFGDAAWSFEQVLNTWLADQRDATPELLSATRNALGEFSEWVEAIASGAAHSWQSSHFSRVANALLAGEPVPTAPPRADADALAVAARHIAAEPPVAAPLPMPELPELPDLPDLSLAPVAPQEPAPAPAPAFELPVQALEEPARHETDDDFASTDFLDFDTKPSPEESFEVLTGSGDFDFLAAEKVEPAPPAAQFAAEPAAEPAPVATPEPLPDLDWAPELSPARESEPAALAPAEPVSVSVEEEPVAAAPAFLLEPEEEPAATVAEAPAAPAEPVEPPFAVAETVAVAEEAPQPEPEPEPEVQETAEAAAPSGADDQVKVIGPLRIGIALYNVYLNEADEWSRQLATEVGEWALESHERLSDSTVALAHSLAGSSATVGFHSLSGMARLLEAALQHLQMQGSGTREQGVVLVAAADELRRLLHQFAVGFLREPSEGTLQALRDIAAAPMPAEAAARADVRPLQHMVATDSVADVSLDDSEDAIDVADAVDVDLFPIFEEEAAELLPQLGQALRQWAHHPDDNAPRASVLRTLHTLKGSARLAGAMRLGERAHRMESEIEVLGTQGGADRAEIEKLLTRLDALQSTFDALRAADDATQAEVAQLVVAATAAQPGVQLVQVAAEAGVPANDEIAAGGDQNADAVETAAVPSLLPRPAPALLAPLRTASTQAVRIRTQLLDRLVAQTGEVIITRSRLEAELGQLRGSLSDLTGNLDRLRQQLRDIEVQAESQMQSRLAQAKDSQQSFDPLEFDRFTRVQELTRMMAESVNDVATVQRTLQKTVQATEDDLSVQARQTRELQRGLLRTRMVEFEGISDRLYRVVRQASKDTGKQVRLDIVGGSIEMDRGVLDRMTPAFEHLLRNCVAHGIEDPAAREKAGKDANGLIVIDLHHEGNDVSVSFRDDGAGLDHKRIAERARTLGLLEPGQELSPEEATELIFKPGFSTAGQVSELAGRGIGMDVVRAQIAALGGRIETHSTAGHGTTFKLVLPLTTAVTHVVMLRAGEVSIGVPSNLVELVQRVSSTELEAAYLHNSHPFGSEQVPFYWAGALLQASARSDHPAGKNNTVVIVRSAAQRVGLHVDEVLGNQEVVVKNLGPQLARLPGLAGISVLASGAVALIYNPVALAAVHGEQARMRQAAALAVSAQAGSAEADHGAPQEPLPMLAPPVPQVPLVLVVDDSITVRRVTQRLLQREGYRVSLAADGLQALERLQQERPAVVLSDIEMPRMDGFDLARNIRADESMAGLPIIMITSRIAEKHRDYARTLGVNHYLGKPYSEDELLRLVRAYTSEPALAAAA
- the pyrR gene encoding bifunctional pyr operon transcriptional regulator/uracil phosphoribosyltransferase PyrR — translated: MSSIPDAEALYKELLNGVKALMRTETKLVGITSGGAWLVERLQKDLGLAGAPGVISSAMHRDDFARRGLSASAQTALPFDVNGADVLLLDDVLYTGRTIRAVLNELFDFGRPACVRLAVLVDRGGRELPVAADFAAAKLTLPDTQLLALARADDGAFSLKVEENS
- a CDS encoding cryptochrome/photolyase family protein, with product MPPILLAVDKTYPKGLMWFRRDLRVDDNAALYHALRACRQVVCVFVFDRAILDPLPRADRRVEFIRESLVELDAELRDLSGGLIVRHAAAVDELPALAHALDVQAVFANRDDEPDALARDAQVLGALANAGVAFHTYKDSTVFDRDEVMTKTGQPYTVFTPYKRAWLAKVDSFFLKSYPVRAYADALAAPPETWRAPVPTLEEIGFQQTNLSELEIPTGTQGAAALFEDFFQRIDRYDAARNFPAVRGPSYLGVHLRFGTVSIRQVAGVAHQLSLQGDTGAATWLSELIWREFYFQILAHFPHVHSGGESKSFRPEYDKIQWHHGKHADQLFDAWCQGRTGYPLIDAAMLQINQSGYMHNRLRMVTASFLCKDLGLDWRRGERYFALHLNDFELASNNGGWQWASSSGCDAQPYFRIFNPVTQSERFDPEGKFIRRYLPQLAGLSNAAIHSPWTASPVELEAAGIKLGETYPKPVVDHAEAREKTLQRYGVARAKALQK
- the ruvX gene encoding Holliday junction resolvase RuvX, giving the protein MAAAMPDAPVPSVSPVPVAVPSHFQSFLAFDFGLKRTGVASGNRLLGAATPQATIKAEGDARFAQVEARIKEWQPDALIVGVPYHPDGAPHENTRRAQKFARQLRGRFNLQVFEVDERYSTTEALASGARDADAASACIILEQFLRSLP
- a CDS encoding dihydroorotase, which encodes MNTLIINGRVVDPASGTDKKADIAIADGKIASIGSAPASFKAERTIDAAGCIVAPGLVDLAARLREPGYEHEGMLESEMAAAIAGGVTSLVCPPDTDPVLDEPGLVEMLKFRAEKLQGARLFPLGALTRSLAGGVLTEMAELTEAGCIGFSQADVPLADTQVLQRALLYASTFGYTVWLRPQDRDLGKGVAASGPLATRLGLSGVPVSAESIAIFTIIELMKSTGARVHLCRISSARGVALVREAKAQGLPLTCDVSINSLHLADTDIGFFDSRARLNPPLRQQGDRDALSAALADGTIDALVSDHTPVEADAKTLPFAEAEPGATGLELLLPLALRWGERSGAGIARALEVVTSAPARLLAAADAGTGIGRLSEGGVADLCVFDPALEWQVQPDALKSQGKHTPFAGYPLQGRARHTLVAGRVVHG
- a CDS encoding YqgE/AlgH family protein — translated: MASDSAPMNLTHHFLIAMPGMEDKTFNRSVVYLCEHSERGALGLVINKPSDINLKVLFEKIELHLARPELGDAPVFQGGPVQTERGFVLHEPVFSHAEKPEESVYASTMTIPGGLEMTTSKDVLEALATGAGPRKVLVSLGYSAWGEGQLESELAENSWLTVSADPAVIFDTPIEQRYDKALMLLGLEAWKLSPEAGHA
- a CDS encoding aspartate carbamoyltransferase catalytic subunit: MLYKRNPQLNKNGELIHLLSIEGLPKDIVTHILDTAANFTSVSDREVKKVPLLRGKSVFNLFFENSTRTRTTFEIAAKRLSADVINLDIARSSATKGESLLDTIANLSAMAADLFVVRHSESGAPYLIAQHVAPHVHVVNAGDGRHAHPTQGLLDMYTIRHYKKDFSNLTVAIVGDVLHSRVARSDIHALTTLGCAEVRVVGPKTLVPGDMAGMGVRVCHTLEEGIKDCDVIIMLRLQNERMSGALLPSSQEFFKTYGLTPEKLQLAKPDAIVMHPGPINRGVEIDSAVVDGKQSVILPQVTFGIAVRMAVMSIVAGNEA